In Cyanobium sp. Tous-M-B4, a single genomic region encodes these proteins:
- a CDS encoding ribbon-helix-helix domain-containing protein — MRTTLDIEDDVLAAAKELARRQGTSAGQMVSLLLRAALTGTGDSAQPPAAEALGIAGFRPFPARGQVVTNDTIDRLRDEAGL; from the coding sequence ATGCGCACCACGTTGGATATCGAAGACGACGTGCTGGCGGCAGCCAAGGAGCTCGCTCGCCGTCAAGGCACCTCGGCCGGTCAGATGGTGTCGCTGCTGCTGCGTGCCGCCCTCACTGGCACCGGGGATTCAGCCCAGCCCCCAGCGGCTGAAGCACTTGGAATTGCGGGTTTCCGGCCGTTCCCTGCCCGCGGTCAGGTGGTCACCAACGACACGATCGATCGCCTGCGGGATGAGGCGGGCCTCTGA
- a CDS encoding ligase-associated DNA damage response exonuclease translates to MPLPTGSLLEHTPQGLYCRAAAAWIDPVGPVPRALITHAHADHARPGCGEYWAVGASEAILRQRLGATINLIPVDYGAPHRIGEARVSFHSAGHVLGSAQIRLEAGGESWLMSGDYKRCADPSCAPFEPVQADVFITEATFGLPIYRWQSGAEVAGEILSWWQAAPERTSILFAYAFGKAQRLLAELAAIGVKDEILLHGAVEALMPAYREAGVRLPPTLPVSAIAKGESLAGRLVIAPPSAHRSLWMKRFKLPQTAFVSGWMAVRGARRRRGYERGFVLSDHADWPGLIQSVKQSGARQVYVTHGNSDGLARYLSEVEGISAEPLGA, encoded by the coding sequence ATGCCCCTCCCCACCGGCAGCCTGCTGGAGCACACCCCCCAGGGGCTCTACTGCCGGGCGGCGGCGGCCTGGATCGATCCCGTGGGGCCGGTGCCTCGGGCCCTGATCACCCACGCCCACGCCGACCACGCCCGGCCCGGCTGCGGCGAATATTGGGCAGTGGGTGCTAGCGAAGCAATCCTGCGGCAGCGCCTGGGGGCCACGATCAACCTGATCCCGGTCGACTACGGCGCCCCCCATCGCATTGGTGAGGCGCGGGTGTCGTTTCACAGTGCCGGGCATGTGCTGGGCAGCGCCCAGATCCGGCTGGAGGCGGGCGGTGAGAGCTGGCTGATGAGCGGCGACTACAAACGCTGCGCCGACCCCAGCTGCGCCCCGTTCGAGCCGGTGCAGGCAGACGTATTTATTACTGAGGCCACCTTCGGCCTGCCGATCTATCGCTGGCAGAGCGGCGCCGAGGTGGCCGGCGAGATCCTGAGCTGGTGGCAGGCGGCGCCGGAGCGGACCTCGATCCTGTTTGCCTATGCCTTCGGTAAGGCCCAGCGGCTGCTGGCGGAGCTAGCCGCCATCGGTGTCAAAGACGAGATCCTGTTGCACGGCGCCGTGGAAGCGCTGATGCCGGCCTACCGGGAGGCGGGGGTGCGGCTGCCGCCCACCCTGCCGGTGAGCGCAATTGCCAAGGGGGAATCGCTGGCGGGCCGCCTCGTGATCGCGCCGCCCTCAGCCCACCGCTCGCTGTGGATGAAGCGCTTCAAGCTGCCGCAAACGGCCTTTGTGAGCGGCTGGATGGCCGTGCGCGGCGCTCGTCGCCGCCGCGGTTATGAGCGCGGCTTCGTGCTCTCAGACCACGCCGACTGGCCCGGCCTGATCCAGAGCGTCAAGCAGAGCGGCGCCCGGCAGGTGTACGTGACCCACGGCAACAGCGACGGCCTGGCCCGCTATCTGAGCGAGGTGGAAGGGATCAGCGCCGAACCGCTAGGGGCCTGA